TGCTCCGGAGGGACgtgggtgctggggagcaggtaagtcatGCTCTAGAGGAGGTGCCCGGGAATTCTGGGGGTCGTTATAGggattgaataacccctttaacagacgtTTTTTTtgactgatgcctttctgagaaatggCCATTAAAACCGCTCTCCTTCAATTGAATGGGGTGTCGGTCAGTGAAGACGgacaggatagaacatgtcctattttttgacatCTGTTATTCGCTggccatcattaaaaaaaaaaacctgtcatgTGAATAATCCCATAGATTACCATTGTTCTTAAAAAGGAAGTGTTACAGCCGTTGAAAAAACTGCCGTCtcatgtccgtttttcactgttgtgtgaatgtagtcttAGTAACTGCCATAAAAAGGCGTATTGGTGTGTTCTAAAGGTTAATATACTGAGTGATACGTGGATAATGTCTGCCCATCCAATAGAATACTTTCAGAAAAAAGTGCCTCATCCCCACATGGGAATACAAAAGGAGCTGGGGTGTAACACTTACTGTACTGTTGCTGAACGGTTGATGGCTCTCCATTAATTCTTCCTTATTGTCTTTGGCATATTCAAATAACGTGTACATCATGGAAGTGCCAAGGTTTGCCTCCACCTGCTCTTGTAACTTATTTATGATGTTCTGTTTCACAGCGTGAGAACTAAATAAGACACAGAAATGCATAAAGAGAGCAATAATCGCACAATAACACTACTGTACAGCAAAACACTTACATCTGATTATTAAAAAACGCATTCATAGATATGGTAGGGGCGGTTTCCGGATAGGTTTCTGGCCATGAGATTTCAACAAGAAAGGCTTTGATGTCCCCAATGTCACCAACCTATAAGAttaaagcgggggggggggggggggggggaataaaaaaaatcaatatctttgtttgtttttttttaaatatgaaatACTCTGCAATTCAGATTTTGGTTACATATTTTCTCAACTATCGCTTATAAAAAAGTTTTGGTTTCCTGGACAATGAACTGAATATTAGGATACAACTAATAGTAAGTATGCAACTGGAGAATTATATTACCCGATACTGGAAAACAGTAGGCCCGAGCTCCTTAAAGCAATCATCGCCCTCGTAGATAGATCGAAGCGCTTCTAGCTCCATCTGAAAAATAACAGAAACATGATGGCGACCACAAAATACGCTCAGTAAGATTATCTAGTGTTCCTTTATTAGGCCTTTATGTATAGAATAAAAAAGCGCCGTAATCCCAGCATCGTTCCCGTACTCATACTCTATACAAgaaatacattaaaggggttttctgatattattatactgatgacctatccactgcCCCACAGAGGCCCTCCTGGTGTCATCCGTACAACACATGAGCCTTTACAGCGCCTGTATTTGTAAATGGAGGAACAGCAGGAAAATCACTTCCGTGATTTATTTTTATGCGGTAACACGTACGAGTCTGCACGTTCCAGGCGCCGGTCCTTACTGCTACTGGTCTTCCAAGCGGCAATTGTTTGATGAAGGTCCCTCTGGACCGAAGCGTCTCTTGTGTGGTCGCATGAAAGTAAATCACAATTCCTTGCAGTGCTGGCGCATTCTACAGGGTGGGAAGCCTGGTCCTAGCACCGGGGATTACACAGCGCCAAAGACATAGTCTGTAACTGGAAGTCAGGGTCTTTTCTGACACCCGTCAGCAAACTGGGGCACTACAAATAAAGCATGCACTGACTGGCACATTCTATTCGTAGTAGCTGCcctattacttaaaggggttgtctcctctcagacaatgggggcatatcgctaggaataggatacgtccccattgtctaataggtgcgggtctcaccctgcaaagtggtggctggaggactccagcgttgggacccacacccatcagacaatgggggcatatcctagcgatatgcccccattatctgagatgagacaacccctttaagccacaggTGCAGAGGGAGCTCCTTATAGTACACTCCAGCACTcgtgaaactacaaatcccagcatgctccatgtacttctataggagttccgagaacagccaggctagtgtgcatgctgggagtcgtagtttcaccacctggagtgccggaggttgctgatcccagcCCTAATACAACATGGCTGAAGGGAAGAAGCAGGCCACGTCCGCTCACCTCCTGGTCCTCGTTGGCGGCCATGCTGTCACTCCGTGTACAGGCCGCGGCTCCGAGCACACAGCTGTCACATGAGCCCGCACTCCACCAGCTCAGCTCCTCCAACACTTGTAGCCACTGCTCCCAGAACTCACCGAACCCGCACTGCGCACGCGCCAACCCTTCCACCTCATCACTTCACGACACATTgggataggttaaaaaaaaataagcggCCATTTTGGTTGATGGAAGCGTCTATAAGGGACGGGTCGTCTCTAACAGAAGTCTTAGTTTTATGGAACGGGGAACCACGTCTAGGGAAAGAAATGTGTTTCTGCTTTAAAAACAATAAGTGAGAGGAAAAAGACTTGATTAATAAATGTAATAGTTTGCCCATAGTAAACATGGCGGAGCGCTCCCAGCAGGCTGTGCGGCTGGATCAGCTGACAGAGC
This portion of the Bufo gargarizans isolate SCDJY-AF-19 chromosome 1, ASM1485885v1, whole genome shotgun sequence genome encodes:
- the RWDD4 gene encoding RWD domain-containing protein 4; this encodes MAANEDQEMELEALRSIYEGDDCFKELGPTVFQYRVGDIGDIKAFLVEISWPETYPETAPTISMNAFFNNQISHAVKQNIINKLQEQVEANLGTSMMYTLFEYAKDNKEELMESHQPFSNSTTLIGNDGTVESTNITQSSKKKEKKEQLTKSQKRKLADKIDHKGELPRGWNWVDVIKHLSKTGSPEDD